taatattatattatgctacatgtgagaggttataggtttacagtcagtgtccatatttcagttAATATTCAATTTAACCCATATGAATTTAAATGAGGAATATTCGGTTTATTAATGGATACAGGGCTACTCGTGAGCGGGATatcaaaggtgcatgtaaacagTTTATCCCAAATAAGACTTTAAGCGAGATATGAGCTGCTATCCGGAATACTGTgcgcatgtaaacgtggtcattGATTAGGGTCTGGTTTCAATTATGGACTCTTTTGGCATAGAGGAACTACGTCACTGCCTATGTCGATAAGAGAAAATGTTTTATTCCAGGTACTCTCCCAACAAATAACAAGGCAGACATGCCAGAACGTCGCGATTCAAAACCGAAGTTTGCAGGCAAAACATTTGCAGTGGTTTTACTTAAGTTAGTTGATGCAAACTAGCTACTTGCGAAATGCACTCATTAAAAATAACCTTTGTGGTCTCCATCTTCCTAGATACTGTTTAGTATTTTATTCAAGCAATAAAGTAGTGATGTAGGCAGTGACGTAGTTCCTCTATGCCAGCAGAGTCCATCATTGAAACCAGAgcctagtcactgtgttgcctaggATCTGGTTTTCGACACTAGCCTTTAAGAATCATGCTGCAGAGATAAGTAGGCTACATGGGTAAACGTAAGTAACCAAGGGAAACCCAGCTCCTCTGGATCCCTGCTGATCCATTAGAGAGCATCACATTCAACATCCAGGTTCTACTAGCAGATGTTACCAATGGCCCATTGTCTGCCACACACCCTGCAGAGCCCCACACAAAGCCATGCATAAAAATCACTAACCCACATTCATCATCATCACTCGGTTTGGTTTTTATATGGCCATGTGGTTTGACTTCTGTCATATTTAGGCCTACCACAAATGCAGAGTTTCTCTTTGTTCAGCATTAATACACATACTGGGGATATTGATTCAAATTCAACTGTTCCTGTCATATTCTCCCATCGATTATCATCAAAGCCTTGTGGTAGCAATAGATTCATGGTATATGTCTACTCATGTTTCAGGAGCAAAATAAAATATTTGTCATTTGTTTCCTCATAACAGCATTCTTCCTGACGATAAATAAGATGGGTATACACATGATAATATACACTAAGAACACAGTTAGGCTATTTACTTATTCATTCTCGACATCTTAATATTTTTTACGGGTTTCATCCATGTTTCGGCCGATCCTAAAGGGGAGGAAAGTataagtaataataatatgccatttagcagacgcttttatccaaagcgacttacagtcatgtgcgcatacatttttacgtatgggtggtcccggggatcgaacacactaccctggcgttacaagcgccatgctctaccaattgagctacagaggaccgtaaTAAGTGGTCCATCTGTCTGAAATTGCTGAGTTGGGATGGCATGCAAGTCAGGCAGACGGGCAGGGAGGGGCAGTCAGGACAATCTGATGCGGCTGTCTCTTTCAAACACAGCCCCCATCTCCTCCTTAATCCCTTTGCCCTCAGTCCAATATTATTGAAAtgatgtgtgcgcgtgtgtgtatgtgtgtgtgtgtgtgtgtcaataggAATTCCGGacacagggagaggagaaggaagacAGCTGAGGGGCCATGTGTTTGCTGGTAACTAACCACAGTGACACATCACTGGTCACATGATCCACTGCAGAGGAGTGATGTCACTGCAGCAAAATCTTGAACAAAGAGGGGCGGAGGCCGGCTGCCTGGCAGACTAGGGGGGAAGCGGGGGTTAGAAGGAGGAGGTTGGTGCAGCCAAATCCAAACTCTATTGTAATACATTAATGAACTCTGGCCCTTCTAAATGTCTGGCCCTTAACATTTCTGTCAAGCATCTATACAACTTCTCATAttttccatttttattttttcgATAGAATTCTATTTTGTGACCCTTTTTGCATTTTAAATATGCATATGTGAAATTGTCATGAATGAAAAAGCAGTCTTTTGTGAAATTTTATACTGGTTTGCATCCTCTCCATCTCAATGAATTGACTATGTGtttgaatgacatctaatgacagAGGCAATATATAGGTCTAATGTGGTGCTAGAAAGCGTACTCTGCATTTTAGCACAGGGCTGTATTGTTGGCACAGAATTTAGTTCAGCACCCAAAGCTCAAGGAGATTTGGGACTAAATATTTAATTGACTTACAAAACAGAGTGCATGTGGCacatgcggtgtgtgtgtgtgtgttttgaagggGGTAGATTTGATCATTCAGCACCAGTTTTTTACATGTGATTTATCTCATCTAGGCCTATGTGCAGCGTCATTCAGCATAAGGCCCTCTATAAAGGGTGTGTCCATTACTGCGATTTAGACCTCTGTAATGGCTTGAGAGACTACAGAACATAATGTTTTTCCTCGTCACAAAAATAATCATATTCACATAATTAAATAATTGATCAACGCCAATTCACTTTATCTCACCTTCATTGAGCTATATTCGATCTACAATACATAGGCCTGTTTCATTTCGACTTCAAAAttatagtaatatagtaatacAACTAAAAACAACGTAATTATATGCAAACATGCTTTGTATTTTGTCTGCGAGTCTGGAGTGGACTGTGCCTGTGTGTCGCTGCCTGGTTCATTCAATGATAAagcacctccctcctcctcctcctcccgcaGTGGCCGGCCCCCTCTCTGCTGCTTTCTAGAAGAGAAGAGTGCACTCACTCACTGATAATCTTTTCGGCGCCTCTATCATCTCTTTCCTCATAAAGGAATCAAAATGGTGAGCCGTTAATTTCATTATAAAAAAATacttgtatattattattatttttatcacAATTGTGTATAACAATGGTCAGATGTTCCATAATGAGACTGTGGTTACATTTGCAATGAAATATTCGAAATGTTGATTATGGGCGGCTATAAATAATTCATAGGTATTGTAGGTGGTGAATGTTCTAGCATTCTTACAAGACACGCGCGTTTAGTAGTAGAGAGTTGGATATTTTCCTGAGTTGCTGATGTTGTGTTTTATTGAAAGATGGTTTTTAGGTTTCAAACCCACGTGTTTTATAGGAACATCCTAAATGAATCGAAAGGCATCTGTAATAAACTGCTCTGCCACACAAAGCAAGCCACTCCCTAAGGAAATTTGGAAAGGGTGTGaattcagtcatacaaaagccaAAAGCATTTGTTGGCCAAATCCAAACAGGTTATTTAGGCCTATGTGAAGGGATACAGTTGCAATATAATTATAATAGGCTACTGTAATGTGTAATGTATCAGATAAATAGCCTATTATAGAACAATTCTAAAATGTAAGGTAAATTAATGTAAGGTAAATATGtattatttttcttttttctttttttttcttcacctttatttaaccaggtaagccagttgagaacaagttctcatttacaactgcgacctggccaagataaagcaaagcagtgcgataaaaacaacaacaacatagagttacatatggaataaacaaaatgtacagtcaataacacaatagaaaatctatatacagtgtgtgcaaatgtagtaagttatggaggtaaggcaataaataggccatagtgcaaaataattactattaacactggagtgatagatgtgcagaagatgatgtgcaaatagagatactggggtgcaaatgagcaaaataaataacaatgtaaataacaatatggggatgaggtagttgggtgggctaatttcagatgggctgtgtacaggtgcagtgatcggtaagctgctctgacaactgatgcttaaagttagtgagggagataagtgtctccagcttcagaattttttgcagttcgttccagtcatttgcagcagagaactggaaggaatggcggccaaaggaggtgttggctttggggatgaccagtgagatatacctgctggaacgcatactacgggtgggtgttgctatggtgaccaatgatctaagataaggcggggatttgcctagcagtgatttatagatgacctggagccagtgggtttggggacgaatatgtagtgagggccagccaacgagagcgtacaggtcacaatggtgggtagtatatggggctttggtgacaaaacgaatggcactgtgatagactacatccaatttgctgagtagagtgttggaagctattttgtaaatgacatcgccgaagtcaaggatcggtaggatagtcagttttacgagggcatgtttagcagcatgagtgaaggaggctttgttgcgaaataggaagccgattctagatttaactttggattggagatgcttaatgtgagtctggaaggagagtttacggtctaaccagtgTAGAATATTTGTTTCACTTACTTTAATTATTCCATTTGGACTCAGTGAGGTAAGCTAACATCTGCCACACCATTTTAGCACACTATACATGTATTTTTAGTCTCTGCATGTTTTTGTCTTTGCAGAATGGCACCAAATCTGACTTGGCATTTCAAAAAATTATTTTTTGAATGATATCAGCATGGCCTTAGGTGCTAGTCTATTATATTAAGAGTGACTGTGTAGAACACATTCTGACTTCAAGGGCCAGTTTCCTGGactcagattaagcctagtcctggattaCTAAACGtggtcaatggagaatctccattgaaatacctttttagtccaggactaaaaTGAATCTCTGTCTGGGAAATCGGCCCAAAATAACACATTCAGACTTCAAAGGTCTCATTATGACTGGTTGTGATTTCCTATCAATTTATTTGGAAATTAATTAGAAAGTGGCCTTTTCTTTAAGGACACTTGTCCAATTACattaattttttaaaattaattatatacttatttattttttcaaccaGCGTGAGTGTATCTCAGTTCATGTAGGTCAGGCTGGAGTCCAGATGGGCAATGCATGCTGGGAACTCTACTGTATGGAGCACGGGATCCAGCCAGACGGACAGATGCCCAGTGACAAGACCATCGGAGGAGGAGACGACTCCTTCAACACCTTCTTCAGTGAGACTGGAGCTGGCAAGCACGTCCCCAGGGCTGTGTTTGTGGATCTGGAGCCCACTGTCATTGGTACGATCACTTTTGTCTTGAAACAATGATGATGACACTGTGCTATCTCAGTCTTGACTTCTTCAGCTAACAGGTCTTTCTTTGTTCTAGATGAGGTGCGCACAGGAACTTACCGCCAGCTCTTCCACCCTGAGCAGCTGATCACTGGGAAGGAGGATGCAGCCAACAACTACGCCCGTGGGCATTACACCATAGGCAAAGAGATCATTGACATGGTTCTGGACAGGATTCGCAAACTGGTGAGAACTTACATTTATATGATGTCTTATTGTACATCCTGTGTATTTATTGTTGTTATCCAACCATAATGATCTGAAACAtcttctcacctccctctccacaGGCTGACCAATGCACTGGCCTCCAGGGCTTCCTGGTCTTCCACAGCTTTGGAGGAGGCACTGGTTCTGGTTTCACCTCCCTGTTGATGGAACGCCTCTCTGTTGACTACGGAAAGAAGTCCAAGCTTGAGTTCTCCATCTATCCAGCTCCTCAGGTGTCCACAGCTGTTGTTGAGCCCTACAATGCCATCCTGACCACCCACACCACCCTGGAGCACTCTGATTGTGCTTTCATGGTAGACAATGAGGCTATCTATGACATCTGCCGTAGGAACCTTGATATTGAGCGTCCTTCCTACACCAATCTTAACAGGTTGATTGGCCAGATTGTGTCCTCCATCACTGCTTCCCTCCGATTCGATGGTGCCCTCAATGTtgatctgacagagttccagaccaACTTGGTGCCCTACCCCCGTATCCACTTCCCCCTGGCCACCTATGCCCCAGTGATCTCGGCAGAGAGGGCTTACCATGAGCAGCTCTCAGTGTCTGAGATCACAAATGCTTGCTTTGAGCCAGCAAATCAGATGGTGAAATGTGACCCACGTCACGGCAAGTACATGGCCTGCTGTTTGCTGTACCGTGGCGACGTTGTGCCCAAAGATGTCAATGCTGCCATTGCCACCATCAAAACAAAACGCTCCATCCAGTTTGTAGACTGGTGCCCAACTGGTTTCAAGGTTGGCATCAACTACCAGCCCCCAACTGTGGTACCTGGTGGAGATCTGGCCAAGGTCCAGAGGGCAGTGTGCATGCTTAGCAACACCACTGCTATTGCAGAGGCCTGGGCCCGACTTGACCACAAGTTTGATCTGATGTACGCCAAGCGTGCTTTTGTGCACTGGTATGTAGGTGAGGgtatggaggagggagagttCTCTGAGGCCAGGGAGGACATGGCTGCCCTGGAGAAAGATTATGAGGAGGTAGGGGTCGACTCcattgagggagagggagaagaggagggagaggagtatTAAATATTTCTTCATTCCTATGCCAAATTCACACATTCCTAGGTGACCCAGAGCTGAGAATGACAGAATTATTTTTCCTTATGATTGTGCCTTGAACAACCAGTATCATGAAGTAGCAGGATGGTAAGGTGTAGCCCACAAATCTTTTAAAATGTGCTCACTCACAAAAGCTGATGTCATTGCTTCATCTGTGCGTTTGTGGCGAGAGCCCAATAAAATCAATAAAGGTTATTCTCTTTCTCTGTTATTACATCCTGTAACAATGTTATCAATCTCATCCAGATAAGTGACCACTGAGCACTGAGTAAATTGCTATCAGTAGGTTTATATACCCAAGTAAAATACTTACTTTGCTAACATTACCTTTATCTAGACTAATCATGTCTGTCTCTGTAATGTCCAATGACTTATTTTGCTTGCAGTATGTGGCATACTGCTGAGTCATTTGAAATGTTATATTCTCTTTAGCAGGAAATGTGACAAATTGTTATCCTTAGCAGTTTTCTAATCTAGTTGGACTGGTGCAAGGCTTTATAAACAATATCTATGAGGAGATTCATAATCAAAAACTCTGGCTCCCTCCTGTGGTTTGGCATGGTTCTAGTGTCTGCTGTTTCATGAGTAGGCCTACACTGTAACAGAAATACTCAACTGACAGATCACTGTATTTTTTTTTGGCGTATATTTCAAAAACAGTGATGCTACCCGTTTTTCCATGCCTTATGCAATCTAGCATTTTTAGGGCAAGGCCTATTCATTCTATGACCATACATGGAGATCATGATAGTCGTTTTTTTAAGCAGGTGTAGCACATTACAACATGTTACATTTGCATTTCTAATAGAAATATCATGCCTTCTGCTACTTTTCTTCATTAATCTGTGCAATAGCCCACTTTAATGACTCAGCAAAGTGggtggctggtgtgtgtgtgtgtgtgtgtgtgtgtgtgtgtctgtgcgtgtgtgatgTTGCCATCAAAGTTGTAATCTTATGTGTCAACTGTAGCTATTGCACTAAATGTTTGAGGTATTATACATCTTTCAATATAGAGGAAAAAACCTATAGGCTACAACCTACTCCAGTTTTCCATGACATAACAGGTTACATTTTCTTATAGCCTACCAAACCAATAGGCTAATATTAGAAGTGCCTaaaatagcctaggcctatattCATTCTTTCTTTTCCCCAAAGTCTTGAGTCTTACATAAGCACCTACCCCAAGTGTCTTGTTTCAAAGAAGCTAGGGGAAAGTAAGTGCTTCCTTGAGACCAGTAAAATGACAGCGGTGTCCTCCAAATTACAGGCTACAAAGTCACCATAGAAAGATTCTCAGCTGCATAATTACTTGGGCTATAGCCTATTAATCCATTAGCAAAAGCAGTTCCACAAAATATCTAAATATTTATGATTAAATGTAAAGCAAAAACATATAGGGTAAATACATCTAAGGATGACAGAAAAAGATGGTGGCTATTGTCTTAAGTTAAGGTTACTTTGTTGTCGTTTTCAGTTATCTTACATAAAACATAGTTTTAGAATCTCGCTCTTGACTGTATGACAGTAGCCTACTTTtgtcatgctgtgggaatgtgcTTATGCTAACTGCATTGAATTTTGGTTGTAACCTACATTCATAACCTAACGGTTTCCTTCTTTCATGTCATTGGCATCCATGTACGCCTACATGTTCAAATGGTCCAATAGAACGATCAAGAACGCCTCTTTTTTCCAGGTGGGTGGTAAATTTGTGTCCAAAGGCCGCCCAAATGTGGCGGACCGTCATAAGCAGTATAAAAAGCCCCACCCTGACACATTCCTGAAACTTCTCACATTAGACTCCTTAAGGTCCCTCTGTGAGAGTTGGTCGTAAATCTACGGTTTCTTATTTTATCTTTACTGCTCTTTTAAAACACCTCATCTTAGACATGGTAAGTTTGAATATGAAAATGACTGGAATTGTGATGTACTTTATATGTGGAGTCATGATCTCGTAATATAATTAGGTTATGAATTACCAATCAAACATGACACCTTGAAACTTGCCTATATCTTCTAATGTCTAAGAAGCCGTTATTTTGTATGATTATGTTTGGGGGGGAAATTTTGAAAAAATTCACACAGTGAAAGACAATCATCAGACATGATCCGATTTGACACATATAGCCAACATGAAAATGccaataatattattttatttgtgtTAGCCTACAAAAGTGATCCTTTTAACATATGTAGATAGAGTCTTCGTTAATTTATAGTAGTGCGCCACAGCTTCAGAGGCCTTCTATTCCTTATGTAGGGCGGCGCTTATTCttcctactcctctcctctcgctccatGACCATAGCTTGCTTTGTTACATTGTTGCATTGCGGAAAGTGGCACGCGGTCAACTTGAGCAGGGCGGTTTCATTGTGGCAATGCCGTCATGGTCAAATCATAACTGTAGTCTAGGCTACAGTGTAAAATCGGAAATCATCTGTCACACAATCAAGATGATTTAATCATGTTATTTACACAATCGCGCATTTTATAGGCTAACGCCGGTGAAAGTTCAAGGGATGGGAAATGTTATGAGCAGTAGGAATTTAATCGAATGCCTGGGCGGGCAGGTGTCTGAACATTTTTGTCCAAAACCTGAATAAACTGGGAAAGTCAAACCCCGTGGTATTTTCCCATGTTGTGTAGGGAAAGGAAAGTACGGGTTGCTGTAGCCTATTTTATGATTCTTAACCGATTATAGGCCTGTAGTAAACCCCCTATAGTTCAGAGACCTGTATTACACATTTTATTTTGGAAGACGACATTTCGTTTTGTTGGAAAGGGCAGGACACAATGAAATGGCATATTTGCCTCAATCTGAATCTCCATTTGCGGCTTTTTTGATATTTCAAAAAAAATTATGCCGGCGGAAAATAActcacccttcaaattagtgttaCAATTGTGCCATATCAGGGATTTTATACTGCTACCTATACATCGCTAATCTTTGACATGATGACTTTCAGACTACAGCTATAATCATTCCCATTGTCAAGAGCACCGAATGGTGACCGCATGTTAAAAACATGACTTGCAGAGCAAGGACTGTGCCATAGCCTGTAACACAGATATAACACGTAAACCATGAGTAAATTCTTCCTCATTGTATGATTAGGCCAAATGTATatatttaaatccattattacaaaATGTGTCAGGTAGTAGCCTATGTTATACACTAATAATAAACTCGTTTTAATAATGGTCTGGAAGTGTCTCCTTAAATTTCAGTCTAAATCTTGATTCAATTCAGAAGACCTGTTATCCCTCAAGGCTAAACCCTTCAATGATTCAGGGCCATGAGTAGGCTACTTTACTCCAACACCTGTTGCCTGCAGGTCATGTTCTTGCTCTGTGGCACCAACACAGAGCATGTCTTTATCCCTCATAGCTGCATATAATCACTGAGTCAGGTGACCTGGGTATGCTGGTATTAGAGCCAAAGCTATGCGTAACTTGAaaacatacagatacacataggCCCACACAGTCAAAATGGCTCCCGCATGACAAGGCTTTTCTCTTTTTAATAACTGAAACTCTTCTGTAGGAAAGACTCCCAATGTCTGAGCAACTCAATTTGACATGATTGTACTTTCGCCCACAGCGTGAGTGTATCTCCGTCCATGTGGGCCAGGCTGGCGTCCAGATCGGCAATGCATGCTGGGAGCTGTACTGTCTTGAGCATGGGATCCAGCCCGATGGAAAGATGCCCAGTGACAAGACCattggaggaggagatgactccTTCAACACCTTCTTCAGTGAGACTGGAGCTGGCAAGCACGTCCCCAGGGCTGTGTTTGTGGATCTGGAGCCCACTGTCATTGGTAAGATCAATTTGTCTTGAAACAATGACCTTCTGTTAACATTggtctataataatataataatatctcAGCAGTCTTAaaccttttcttgcccagggaaCCCCACCCAGGCAAACCGGCGACCCAAGGACCCCATCAAATGTTAGCAATTAAAAAAACGTTAACGTCTTGTCTTGTCATAAGATGAATGATTATGGCAAGGAGaattttaaaatgaatagatttggtagatagttttttattattttgacctccccacattataactggaagaggaagtgtaaactaAACTCTAACAgtctattagctagaaaggtaactaACATGTCTTTCTTTCTCCAGATGAGGTGCGTTCTGGAACTTACCGCCAGCTCTTCCACCCTGAGCAGCTGATCACTGGGAAGGAGGATGCAGCCAACAACTATGCCCGTGGGCATTACACCATCGGCAAAGAGATCATTGACTTGGTTCTGGACAGGATCCGCAAACTGGTGAGAATCTCCAATGACCTTTTTAGTGGTCTTATTGTACATGGTACACCTGCATACTTCTTGTCTTCAACAATAGTGacctaaaatgtaaaacatattctctcctccctctctctccaggctgACCAATGCACTGGCCTCCAGGGCTTCCTGGTCTTCCACAGCTTCGGAGGTGGCACCGGTTCTGGTTTCACCTCCCTGTTGATGGAACGCCTGTCTGTTGACTACGGAAAGAAGTCCAAACTTGAGTTCTCCATCTACCCAGCTCCCCAGGTGTCCACAGCTGTTGTTGAGCCCTACAATGCCATCCTGACCACCCACACCACCCTGGAGCACTCTGATTGTGCTTTCATGGTAGACAATGAGGCCATCTATGACATCTGCCGTAGGAACCTCGATATTGAGCGTCCTTCCTACACCAACCTGAACAGGTTGATCAGTCAGATTGTGTCCTCCATCACTGCATCCCTCCGATTCGATGGTGCCCTTAATGTtgatctgacagagttccagaccaACTTGGTGCCCTACCCCCGTATCCACTTCCCCCTGGCCACCTATGCCCCTGTGATCTCAGCAGAGAAGGCTTACCATGAGCAGCTGACTGTTTCAGAGATCACAAATGCCTGTTTTGAGCCATGTAATCAGATGGTGAAATGTGACCCACGTCACGGCAAGTACATGGCCTGCTGTCTGCTGTATCGTGGCGACGTTGTGCCCAAAGATGTCAATGCTGCCATTGCCACCATCAAAACAAAACGCTCCATCCAGTTTGTAGACTGGTGTCCAACTGGTTTCAAGGTTGGTATCAACTACCAGCCCCCAACTGTGGTACCTGGTGGAGATCTGGCCAAGGTCCAGAGGGCAGTGTGCATGCTTAGCAACACCACTGCAGTGGCAGAGGCCTGGGCCCGTCTTGACCACAAGTTTGACCTGATGTACGCCAAGCGTGCCTTTGTGCACTGGTATGTAGGTGAGGgtatggaggagggagagttCTCTGAGGCCAGGGAGGACATGGCTGCCCTGGAGAAAGATTATGAGGAGGTAGGAGCAGATAGCGTGGAGGGAGAGGACGAGGGAGAAGAATACTAAGAAGTATTAGGATCAAGAATTTTCAGCCTGTGAACACATTCAACCATTTTCCTCTAAACATTCCtcataaaacaatttttttgctGTCCCTTTTTAACCTTGACTTTTAAATCTTGCTCTCTCCTTTATGCAATAAAAGTTCATTTTAATGTTTGGAAACTTGTTTGTGATTTATTGACCTGCTTACAATAAGTAATGTCTCATAATACAAAATACAGCACTTGCTATGACTACTCTGCTGTGTTGGATATCGTAGCTTGAGGCTGAGCATTGGTGACTGTTTCTTATCTCAAACTATGCTATTAGTAGTACACTATTATGATCCCCTTCAATAAAACAACTCCTTTGTTCTTGATTTAATATTTCTGACATTTGAAGCACTCTGGTTTGATTTAAAGAGGACATTAGTGTATGTCATTGATCATAGTGTGCTTAGGATGATGTACAGTAGCTACCTATCCTCAATTTCTGATGGCAGTATAACTAAGGGGCATTTTGATCTGGCCTTTTGGATGGTATCCACATATCCTTCTATTACAAATAGTGGTACAAGATATTGCACATTACCTAACTATTACTGTAAGTCATTGATGGCAGTATTACCACAGATATCTTTCCATATATCGATTCACAGGGACCTACTGTACCACAGTGGGTCCTTGCAAAGCATGATTTACGCTATCAATCTATGTACTATAAAATAATGTTATGATCCAAAGCAATGTCAATGACACATGCAGAGCAGTCCTACAACAGTGATATATGTATGTATTGACTGTGTCATGCACAGGAAGGAATCTTAGCCTTGACATGAATTATTAATGTAAGCTGTAGTAGGCTATTTGCTGAGCTGGTCCTCTGATTTACTGTTGGCAGCATtaacattacagacctctctccCATACTGCAGAGCTATAAAAGAAAAGTGCAGCAGCATATTACATTCATGCCGGTGTCATCAACTCCCTTTGTGAGTGAAGTGAACATGTTTAAAACAAGCTACAACAGCATTTCCTATCCTTTTCCTTTACAGGCTGTAGGTAGCTGAGGCGACACAATGGGGGAGTAAGCCTGAACTCTGAAAACAACGTATTCAGTGGAGAGTAACGGTTGCAGTGTCTACTGTATGCAAATGCTTTTGGAAACCCCTAGAGAATGATTATGTGCGAGTGTTTGAATTGCCTTTTGTGGAGTCTGATTAGATAACCCTATCAGTATATCGTGCATTGAATAGCAGTATGGGCTGATGTTTTTTTCCTGGCCTTTGTTTGGCTCAGCTGTATTGGCAGAGATGAGGACAGAGATGTTGAGCTGCAGTGTGAGATGCCACACAAAGGAGATACAGAATAATAGTTCAATGAAAGGAAAGGGACTAAAGCCCAAACCACCAGGCTATTCACAGCTATCTGAGAAGGTGTACACTGTAGTTCAAGGCCAAGAGGTGACAACTTTGTCATTAGGCAAACCAGTTAGGCTAACTACTCTGGTGGTTATGTCAGGCCAAAATAATCACAGAAGTGACATTTTTGTGCAATAACTTTAATAAACATATTGACATAacattgttttatactgttttaaaatacaattgtattaaCGATATCATTTACTCATCCTTGTTTACATTCAAACATAGCATAGACACATGCCCTCAAATAAACTGGGTTCAGGCCTGTCTTACTTCTCCCCAAGGGCATGGAATTGGACAGCCATAGTAGGGACCAGGGTCATTACTATTGTGTCAACTCCTCTCAAAGGCCTTATGGAGATGATCTTAATTTGCTCAGAGAGGGTCTGAAGTCCCGGTGGTGGTtgtaaattatttaacttggggcTCTCTCTCTACTGGCCTCCATTATTGTGATTAGCCATT
The Coregonus clupeaformis isolate EN_2021a unplaced genomic scaffold, ASM2061545v1 scaf0005, whole genome shotgun sequence DNA segment above includes these coding regions:
- the LOC121577833 gene encoding tubulin alpha chain isoform X1, coding for MRECISVHVGQAGVQMGNACWELYCMEHGIQPDGQMPSDKTIGGGDDSFNTFFSETGAGKHVPRAVFVDLEPTVIDEVRTGTYRQLFHPEQLITGKEDAANNYARGHYTIGKEIIDMVLDRIRKLADQCTGLQGFLVFHSFGGGTGSGFTSLLMERLSVDYGKKSKLEFSIYPAPQVSTAVVEPYNAILTTHTTLEHSDCAFMVDNEAIYDICRRNLDIERPSYTNLNRLIGQIVSSITASLRFDGALNVDLTEFQTNLVPYPRIHFPLATYAPVISAERAYHEQLSVSEITNACFEPANQMVKCDPRHGKYMACCLLYRGDVVPKDVNAAIATIKTKRSIQFVDWCPTGFKVGINYQPPTVVPGGDLAKVQRAVCMLSNTTAIAEAWARLDHKFDLMYAKRAFVHWYVGEGMEEGEFSEAREDMAALEKDYEEVGVDSIEGEGEEEGEEY
- the LOC121577833 gene encoding tubulin alpha-1C chain isoform X3; the protein is MRECISVHVGQAGVQMGNACWELYCMEHGIQPDGQMPSDKTIGGGDDSFNTFFSETGAGKHVPRAVFVDLEPTVIDEVRTGTYRQLFHPEQLITGKEDAANNYARGHYTIGKEIIDMVLDRIRKLADQCTGLQGFLVFHSFGGGTGSGFTSLLMERLSVDYGKKSKLEFSIYPAPQVSTAVVEPYNAILTTHTTLEHSDCAFMVDNEAIYDICRRNLDIERPSYTNLNRLIGQIVSSITASLRFDGALNVDLTEFQTNLVPYPRIHFPLATYAPVISAERAYHEQLSVSEITNACFEPANQMVKCDPRHGKYMACCLLYRGDVVPKDVNAAIATIKTKRSIQFVDWCPTGFKVGINYQPPTVVPGGDLAKVQRAVCMLSNTTAIAEAWARLDHKFDLMYAKRAFVHWYVGEGMEEGEFSEAREDMAALEKDYEEVGADSVEGEDEGEEY
- the LOC121577833 gene encoding tubulin alpha chain isoform X4 — translated: MGNACWELYCMEHGIQPDGQMPSDKTIGGGDDSFNTFFSETGAGKHVPRAVFVDLEPTVIDEVRTGTYRQLFHPEQLITGKEDAANNYARGHYTIGKEIIDMVLDRIRKLADQCTGLQGFLVFHSFGGGTGSGFTSLLMERLSVDYGKKSKLEFSIYPAPQVSTAVVEPYNAILTTHTTLEHSDCAFMVDNEAIYDICRRNLDIERPSYTNLNRLIGQIVSSITASLRFDGALNVDLTEFQTNLVPYPRIHFPLATYAPVISAERAYHEQLSVSEITNACFEPANQMVKCDPRHGKYMACCLLYRGDVVPKDVNAAIATIKTKRSIQFVDWCPTGFKVGINYQPPTVVPGGDLAKVQRAVCMLSNTTAIAEAWARLDHKFDLMYAKRAFVHWYVGEGMEEGEFSEAREDMAALEKDYEEVGVDSIEGEGEEEGEEY
- the LOC121577833 gene encoding tubulin alpha-1C chain isoform X2, giving the protein MRECISVHVGQAGVQIGNACWELYCLEHGIQPDGKMPSDKTIGGGDDSFNTFFSETGAGKHVPRAVFVDLEPTVIDEVRSGTYRQLFHPEQLITGKEDAANNYARGHYTIGKEIIDLVLDRIRKLADQCTGLQGFLVFHSFGGGTGSGFTSLLMERLSVDYGKKSKLEFSIYPAPQVSTAVVEPYNAILTTHTTLEHSDCAFMVDNEAIYDICRRNLDIERPSYTNLNRLISQIVSSITASLRFDGALNVDLTEFQTNLVPYPRIHFPLATYAPVISAEKAYHEQLTVSEITNACFEPCNQMVKCDPRHGKYMACCLLYRGDVVPKDVNAAIATIKTKRSIQFVDWCPTGFKVGINYQPPTVVPGGDLAKVQRAVCMLSNTTAVAEAWARLDHKFDLMYAKRAFVHWYVGEGMEEGEFSEAREDMAALEKDYEEVGADSVEGEDEGEEY